The region GAAGTCCGGTCGGGTGAGGGGCTCGCCGCCGCCCACGTTTATGTAGAAGACCTGCATCTCGGCCCACTCGTCGATCAGGCGCTTCGCCTCCCCGGTGGTGAGCTCGTTTTCGCGGCGCACCCCCGAGGCGGAGAGGCAGTGGGCGCAGCGCAGGTTGCACCCGTAGGTGAGCTCCCAGGTGAGGCAGATGGGGGCCTCCAGGCCCCTTCTCAGCAGCTCATAGCTCACTGATCATCCCCCTCTCTTTCAGCCGGCCCAGGGCCTTCTTTATCGTTCGGAGCTCGCCCTCCTCCAAACCCCGCTCGGCGGCGAGCTCGGAGAGCGCCTCGGCCAGCGTCCGGGTGCCGTCGAGCCCGAGCAGGAGGTCGACCAGCGGCCGGGAGCGCAGAAAGAGGAGCGCCCGGTCGTCGTGGCGGTAGAGCAGCCCCCCGAAGCGCTCGGGCCGCACGGAGACCCGCGGCGCGAGCCGGAACCTGGCCTCTTCCCTCAGCGGCAACGGCCCCCCTTCCTCCCTCCCGCGTGCGCGGCCCGCCTCACCTCTTCTCGACCGCCCCGGCGTCCACCCGCAGCTGCTGGCCCGTGACGTAGCGGGCCT is a window of Rubrobacter xylanophilus DSM 9941 DNA encoding:
- the mftB gene encoding mycofactocin biosynthesis chaperone MftB (MftB, a small protein, is a peptide chaperone that assists the radical SAM enzyme MftC in performing two modifications to the C-terminal Val-Tyr dipeptide of the mycofactocin precursor peptide, MftA. MftB's role is analogous to the role of PqqD in the biosynthesis of PQQ, a cofactor that derives entirely from a Tyr and a Glu in the precursor PqqA.) codes for the protein MPLREEARFRLAPRVSVRPERFGGLLYRHDDRALLFLRSRPLVDLLLGLDGTRTLAEALSELAAERGLEEGELRTIKKALGRLKERGMISEL